The Felis catus isolate Fca126 chromosome A2 unlocalized genomic scaffold, F.catus_Fca126_mat1.0 chrA2_random_Un_scaffold_64, whole genome shotgun sequence genome window below encodes:
- the LOC111556285 gene encoding uncharacterized protein LOC111556285 yields the protein MVLQLLLGDHLRHVGYPLHVIWDLTGAKSLSCRKNEGRVFFVFDLQTVDSNQNKPPSLLGLFADPEAGDTPKSDINPGSAKTAKKHKDNYFEISRGLCAVTDDSDYVSILRRCQTCLNAFPAHPVPSTLSFLLSPNTPFTILCQRLLLGTSTLTPHSVHTVGFLYTQGTSWQKWRRQRIVATSPFVQESLREFSRVVGTSCV from the exons ATGGTTCTTCAACTTCTTCTTGGGGATCACCTGAGGCATGTGGGATACCCTCTGCACGTGATTTGGGATCTGACTGGGGCAAAGAGTTTAAGTTGTCGGAAGAATGaggggagggttttttttgtttttgatctccAAACAGTCGACTCAAATCAgaataaacctccatcccttctaGGGCTTTTTGCAGATCCAGAAGCAGGCGACACTCCCAAGAGTGACATCAACCCTGGCTCTGCCAAAACTGCCAAGAAGCACAAG gacaactattttgaaatttcaagagGACTGTGCGCGGTGACAGACGACAGTGATTATGTATCGATTTTAAGAAGGTGTCAGACCTgcctgaatgctttccctgcccatcctgtcccctccactttgtccttcctacTGTCCCCTAATACACCTTTCACCATTCTGTGTCAGCGTCTGCTTCTAGGAACATCCACTCTCACTCCCCATTCAGTGCACACAGTGGGGTTCCTGTACACACAGGGAACAAGCTGGCAGAAATGGCGGCGACAGAGGATAGTAGCAACATCACCCTTTGTGCAAGAGAGCCTGAGGGAGTTTTCCAGGGTGGTGGGAACTTCCTGTGTCTAG